One window of Chloroflexus aggregans DSM 9485 genomic DNA carries:
- a CDS encoding SPFH domain-containing protein, with protein sequence MNARLSVVSSLIILFIIAGIGLSTMKYVQVDEGQAAIELVQGRIVAVHGPGPIFRPFAPFTEIRLVNVRRQSRQISQNVASSDKQLYDIDIQVDFRRLPNEQALRAAYAEIGVDDTQLNAFLDGFINDALKSASTQFTLDEALSDRGAFAERIRRFLTTPPGDGQRAPVDQLYITIEAVKVLDIKVGETYAQLLAEKANLEVQIETEQKRRQQIEAQQANNLFQAEQEALVALTREKGITAAALEAANREAQVRAIEGRYWRENPELFELRKRELLVQMLSQGNIWFVDPNTNLTVLLNNQAADGQALVIPQPEQPASPTNP encoded by the coding sequence ATGAATGCCCGTTTGTCAGTCGTCAGCAGCTTGATCATTCTTTTCATTATCGCCGGCATCGGTCTGAGTACGATGAAATATGTGCAGGTTGATGAAGGACAAGCGGCTATTGAGCTGGTGCAAGGTCGGATTGTTGCTGTGCATGGGCCGGGGCCAATCTTTCGACCGTTTGCGCCGTTTACCGAAATCAGACTGGTCAATGTACGACGCCAATCGCGCCAGATCTCGCAAAATGTAGCCAGCAGTGATAAGCAACTGTATGATATCGACATTCAGGTCGATTTTCGACGCTTACCGAACGAGCAGGCCTTACGTGCGGCCTATGCCGAGATTGGCGTTGATGATACGCAGCTTAACGCCTTTCTCGACGGTTTTATTAACGATGCGCTAAAAAGCGCCAGCACCCAATTTACCCTCGATGAGGCACTCTCGGATCGCGGCGCGTTTGCCGAACGCATTCGCCGTTTTCTCACTACGCCTCCCGGTGATGGTCAACGTGCGCCGGTCGATCAGCTTTATATCACGATTGAGGCGGTGAAGGTGCTCGATATTAAGGTTGGTGAGACCTACGCGCAATTGCTGGCCGAAAAGGCGAATCTGGAAGTGCAGATTGAGACGGAGCAGAAGCGTCGGCAGCAGATCGAAGCGCAACAGGCCAACAACCTCTTCCAAGCCGAACAAGAGGCGTTGGTTGCGCTGACCCGCGAGAAGGGTATCACAGCGGCAGCTCTTGAGGCTGCCAACCGTGAAGCTCAGGTGCGCGCAATTGAGGGACGTTACTGGCGCGAGAATCCGGAACTGTTCGAGTTGCGTAAACGTGAACTGCTGGTGCAGATGCTATCGCAGGGCAACATCTGGTTCGTCGATCCGAACACCAATCTGACCGTGTTGCTCAACAATCAAGCGGCGGATGGGCAGGCGTTGGTGATCCCACAGCCGGAACAACCGGCGTCGCCGACTAACCCATAA
- a CDS encoding glycosyltransferase family 2 protein, with protein MSDVQPTFSVVAPVYNEEQLIAEFCRRVIAVLEPLGEPFELVLVNDGCRDRSPEIMRELHERDPRIKVINFSRNFGHQIAITAGTDYATGKAVIVIDSDLQDPPEVIPALIARWREGYQVVYGVREEREGETWFKKTTASIFYRLIVRITNVNIPVDTGDFRLMDRKVVDALKRMREHHRFMRGLSAWVGFRQTGVPYRRHARAAGTTKYPLRKMLRFALDGITSFSYLPLQLATYLGFVVAAISMIFLLVVFVMRLANPAAAEPAFYGQASTLASVLFLGAVQLISLGIIGEYVGRIYDEVKGRPLYIVAETLGIAEPDATSAAMVRTSSTEHEVTTSSG; from the coding sequence ATGTCTGATGTACAACCAACCTTCTCGGTCGTCGCGCCGGTGTACAACGAAGAGCAGTTGATCGCCGAGTTTTGTCGGCGGGTTATTGCGGTACTTGAACCGCTAGGGGAACCGTTTGAGCTGGTGTTAGTGAACGATGGCTGTCGCGACCGCTCACCGGAGATTATGCGCGAGCTGCACGAGCGTGACCCGCGAATTAAGGTGATCAATTTCTCGCGCAATTTTGGTCATCAGATCGCGATTACTGCCGGTACCGACTACGCGACCGGTAAAGCAGTGATTGTGATCGATTCGGATTTGCAAGACCCGCCTGAGGTGATCCCCGCGCTGATTGCGCGTTGGCGTGAAGGGTATCAGGTCGTCTATGGTGTGCGCGAAGAGCGTGAAGGTGAGACGTGGTTTAAAAAGACAACGGCGTCCATCTTCTATCGCTTGATCGTGCGGATTACCAATGTCAACATCCCGGTCGACACCGGTGATTTTCGTCTGATGGATCGCAAAGTTGTCGACGCTCTCAAGCGTATGCGCGAACATCATCGCTTTATGCGTGGGTTGTCGGCGTGGGTCGGTTTTCGTCAGACCGGGGTGCCATATCGTCGCCATGCCCGTGCTGCCGGTACCACCAAATACCCGTTACGCAAGATGTTGCGTTTTGCCCTCGATGGCATTACCAGCTTCTCGTATTTGCCGCTGCAATTGGCAACCTATCTCGGTTTTGTGGTCGCCGCAATTAGTATGATCTTCCTGCTGGTTGTGTTTGTTATGCGGCTAGCGAACCCCGCGGCTGCCGAACCGGCGTTTTATGGGCAAGCCAGTACGCTGGCAAGCGTGCTCTTCCTCGGCGCAGTGCAACTGATTTCGCTCGGCATCATCGGCGAGTATGTCGGTCGTATTTACGATGAGGTGAAAGGCCGGCCACTCTATATCGTCGCTGAAACGTTGGGTATCGCCGAGCCGGATGCAACTTCTGCCGCGATGGTACGTACTTCATCTACAGAGCATGAGGTAACAACGTCATCGGGGTAA
- the lysW gene encoding lysine biosynthesis protein LysW — MRAECPECAAEITLPEGTLENEIIACPDCGAELEVVSLNPPTLALAPEVEEDWGE, encoded by the coding sequence ATGCGCGCCGAATGCCCCGAATGCGCCGCTGAGATTACTCTACCAGAAGGCACACTGGAAAACGAAATTATTGCCTGCCCGGATTGCGGTGCTGAATTGGAAGTTGTTAGCCTCAACCCACCCACCCTCGCCCTCGCGCCTGAGGTTGAAGAGGATTGGGGAGAATAG
- the lysX gene encoding lysine biosynthesis protein LysX, which produces MRIAVLCSRIRAEEKLLFQELERRGLDYVKIDDREQIFDLHQTSYPFDVVLERAIQHSRALYMLKILNDAGVPTVNTYHVALTCGDKFLTTQALIHAGVPTPRCLLAFTPESALEAIEQLGYPVVLKPVIGSWGRMVSKINDRDAAEAILEHRDVLGNYQHSIFYIQQYINKPGRDIRSFVIGDECIAAIYRTSPHWITNTARGGVATNCPVTPELADLSVRAAHAVGGGVVAIDILETPEGELLVNEVNYTMEFRNSIDTTGVDIPARIIDYVVEVGRGRRS; this is translated from the coding sequence ATGCGCATTGCCGTCCTCTGTTCGCGCATCCGCGCCGAAGAAAAGCTGCTGTTTCAAGAATTAGAACGTCGTGGTCTTGATTATGTCAAAATCGATGACCGCGAGCAGATCTTCGACCTGCACCAAACCAGCTATCCATTTGATGTAGTGCTCGAACGTGCAATTCAGCACAGTCGAGCGCTGTATATGCTCAAGATTCTCAACGACGCCGGCGTGCCAACGGTTAACACCTACCACGTGGCCCTTACCTGCGGCGACAAGTTCTTGACCACGCAAGCCCTGATTCACGCCGGTGTACCTACGCCGCGCTGTCTGCTCGCGTTCACGCCGGAAAGCGCCCTCGAAGCAATTGAGCAGCTCGGTTATCCGGTGGTGCTCAAGCCGGTGATCGGGTCGTGGGGGCGGATGGTCAGCAAGATCAACGATCGCGACGCCGCCGAAGCGATACTCGAACACCGGGATGTATTGGGGAACTACCAGCACTCCATCTTTTACATTCAGCAATACATCAACAAGCCGGGCCGCGACATCCGTAGCTTTGTGATCGGTGACGAATGTATCGCAGCGATTTATCGCACTAGCCCACACTGGATCACCAACACGGCCCGTGGTGGTGTTGCTACCAACTGCCCGGTCACACCAGAACTGGCCGATCTGAGTGTGCGCGCCGCCCACGCGGTCGGTGGTGGCGTGGTTGCCATCGATATTCTTGAAACGCCAGAGGGTGAGCTGTTGGTCAACGAAGTCAATTATACGATGGAGTTCCGCAACAGCATTGATACGACCGGGGTAGACATTCCGGCGCGGATTATCGATTACGTGGTGGAGGTAGGTCGGGGTCGCCGGTCGTAG
- a CDS encoding isocitrate/isopropylmalate dehydrogenase family protein has product MQICVIPGDGIGSEVMAAATAVLRVLAPDLTLCEAEAGWGVFQRTGVALPAETLAAAREATAILFGAVASPSHPVPGYRSPIVELRRTLDLYANIRPTIGPGVDLVVVRENTEDLYSGRERLEDDGNTAIAERVITRTASARIVRTACELARTRQAAGRPGKITIVHKANVLRVSDGLFRTVALEVAADFPELTFEERLVDVAAMQLAAQPQRFDVIVTTNMFGDILSDIACIHGGGLGVAASSNLGHGRALFEPVHGAAPDIAGRGIANPTAALNCVVMLLEWIDRTHTAERLRRAMDAVASEGIRTPDVGGDATTREVTEAILEQIATQA; this is encoded by the coding sequence ATGCAGATCTGTGTCATTCCCGGTGATGGGATCGGTTCTGAAGTAATGGCTGCGGCAACGGCGGTGTTGCGCGTGTTGGCACCAGACCTCACCCTCTGTGAAGCCGAGGCGGGGTGGGGCGTCTTCCAGCGCACCGGCGTCGCCCTTCCCGCCGAAACACTCGCAGCAGCGCGTGAGGCGACTGCTATTCTCTTCGGCGCAGTTGCCTCACCGAGCCACCCGGTGCCCGGATACCGTAGTCCGATTGTCGAATTGCGCCGTACCCTTGATCTCTACGCCAACATTAGGCCAACGATTGGCCCCGGCGTTGATCTGGTTGTGGTACGCGAGAATACCGAAGATTTGTACAGTGGGCGTGAACGGCTCGAAGACGACGGTAACACAGCAATTGCCGAGCGGGTGATTACGCGCACCGCTTCGGCCCGAATTGTGCGTACCGCCTGCGAACTGGCGCGCACCCGCCAAGCCGCCGGCCGTCCCGGCAAGATCACGATTGTTCATAAAGCTAACGTGCTGCGGGTCAGTGACGGCCTCTTCCGTACCGTAGCGCTAGAGGTCGCTGCCGACTTCCCCGAATTGACCTTTGAAGAGCGGTTGGTTGACGTGGCCGCGATGCAACTCGCCGCCCAACCGCAACGGTTTGATGTGATCGTTACCACTAACATGTTCGGTGATATTCTGTCGGATATTGCCTGCATTCACGGCGGTGGTTTAGGCGTAGCGGCCAGCAGCAATCTCGGCCATGGCCGCGCACTGTTTGAACCGGTGCATGGTGCCGCACCCGATATTGCCGGGCGCGGGATTGCCAACCCAACCGCCGCTCTCAACTGTGTGGTGATGCTGCTTGAGTGGATCGACCGGACTCACACAGCCGAACGGCTCCGCCGCGCGATGGACGCCGTCGCTAGCGAAGGAATTCGCACACCGGATGTTGGCGGTGATGCGACAACACGTGAAGTAACTGAAGCCATTCTTGAACAGATAGCAACACAAGCCTGA
- the lysW gene encoding lysine biosynthesis protein LysW has protein sequence MHAECPECVAPITLPPNTLESEIIACPDCGAELEVVSLNPPTLALAPEVEEDWGE, from the coding sequence ATGCATGCCGAATGTCCTGAATGCGTCGCGCCGATCACGCTGCCACCCAACACCCTGGAGAGTGAGATCATCGCCTGCCCCGATTGTGGCGCCGAATTGGAGGTCGTTAGCCTCAACCCACCTACCCTCGCCCTCGCGCCTGAGGTTGAAGAGGATTGGGGAGAATAG
- the argC gene encoding N-acetyl-gamma-glutamyl-phosphate reductase yields the protein MTLRVSIVGASGYVGGELLRLLLDHPHVTIIQATSARNAGRYLYQVHPNLRGRTNLQFVHPDTLQPCDLLFLALPHGEAAQAIERYAGLAERIIDCSADFRLRDPAVYQQWYGRPHPAPGWLERFVYGLPEVNRAALTNARYASGVGCNATATNLALLPLVQAELIDRHRPIIADVKVGSSESGATASEASHHPERSGAVRSFAPVGHRHLAEVEQVTGLRNVHMSITAIELVRGALATVHAFAVRDLTEKDLWLAYRSFAREQPFVRIVKERQGIYRYPEPKILAGTNYADVGFAYEPTTGRIVSICAIDNLMKGAAGSAVQCMNLMCGFAETTGLTFMGLHP from the coding sequence ATGACTTTACGGGTTAGTATTGTCGGTGCGAGCGGTTACGTCGGCGGCGAACTATTACGCCTGCTGCTCGATCACCCACACGTAACGATCATACAGGCGACCAGCGCCCGCAACGCCGGACGATACCTCTATCAGGTGCATCCCAACTTACGCGGACGCACCAATCTGCAATTCGTCCATCCCGACACGTTACAACCGTGCGATCTCCTCTTTTTAGCTCTGCCGCACGGTGAAGCGGCGCAAGCCATCGAACGCTACGCCGGCCTGGCCGAGCGTATCATTGATTGCTCGGCTGACTTCCGTTTACGCGACCCGGCAGTTTATCAGCAATGGTACGGCCGGCCGCATCCGGCTCCGGGATGGCTCGAACGCTTCGTCTACGGTCTGCCTGAAGTCAATCGGGCGGCACTGACCAATGCACGCTACGCCAGCGGCGTCGGTTGCAATGCGACTGCGACCAACCTCGCGCTGCTCCCACTCGTACAGGCCGAACTAATTGACCGGCATCGTCCGATCATTGCCGATGTCAAAGTCGGCTCATCAGAGAGTGGGGCAACCGCAAGCGAAGCCAGCCACCACCCCGAACGCTCCGGCGCAGTCCGTTCGTTCGCGCCGGTCGGCCATCGTCACCTTGCCGAAGTCGAGCAAGTCACCGGCCTCCGCAATGTTCACATGTCGATCACGGCGATTGAGCTGGTGCGCGGTGCATTGGCGACGGTGCATGCGTTTGCGGTACGTGATTTGACCGAGAAGGATTTGTGGCTGGCATACCGCAGTTTTGCCCGTGAACAGCCGTTTGTGCGCATCGTGAAGGAGCGACAAGGCATCTACCGCTACCCTGAACCGAAAATCCTTGCCGGGACCAACTATGCCGATGTTGGTTTTGCCTACGAACCAACCACGGGGCGGATTGTCAGTATCTGCGCGATTGACAACCTCATGAAGGGCGCTGCAGGGAGTGCGGTGCAGTGTATGAACTTGATGTGTGGTTTTGCCGAAACGACGGGACTAACGTTTATGGGGTTGCATCCGTAG
- a CDS encoding LeuD/DmdB family oxidoreductase small subunit gives MARVWLFGPDINTDQIVPGRYAPYMLKDESELRRYPFVEHRPDFAPNVRPGDIIVAGKNFGCGSSREYAPLALRMVGIGAIIAPLFARIFFRNALNLGIPCFTADLTSELADGDEVELDLEQGRITTADGRVINLPPPPLFLREVWAAGGIVPFYRQYGRFPGEVA, from the coding sequence ATGGCTCGCGTGTGGCTCTTTGGCCCAGACATCAATACCGATCAGATTGTTCCCGGCCGGTATGCGCCGTATATGTTGAAAGATGAAAGTGAACTACGCCGCTACCCGTTTGTCGAACACCGACCTGATTTCGCACCGAATGTGCGCCCCGGTGACATCATCGTCGCCGGGAAGAACTTTGGCTGCGGTAGTTCACGTGAGTATGCGCCGTTAGCACTCCGTATGGTAGGTATTGGTGCGATTATTGCTCCACTCTTCGCGCGGATCTTCTTCCGCAATGCGCTCAATCTCGGTATTCCCTGCTTTACCGCCGATCTGACCTCTGAACTGGCCGATGGTGACGAAGTCGAACTCGATCTCGAACAGGGACGGATCACTACAGCCGATGGGCGGGTGATCAATCTACCACCACCGCCACTGTTTTTGCGTGAAGTATGGGCTGCCGGCGGGATCGTTCCCTTCTATCGCCAATACGGTCGCTTTCCCGGTGAGGTGGCGTAA
- the trxA gene encoding thioredoxin, whose product MVFSTPIRTGEQSIDRVLKAGLPVLLVFERRDCATCRQLDATLDRLAQQFAGKALIARIDVDDNPALVQKYSISDLPGLVFIRNGATLARTAGAAPATALQAWLNFLCGEGPQPPLPNGPSVPLAKAATSNGRTPSNGSYQQPTGQAQTATGPVVLRDATFDQVVGQSQQPVLVDFWAPWCGPCRAVAPSIERLAHEFAGKAVVAKLNVDENPYTAQRFGITGIPALYIFKGGRVVERLVGAQPYQVLRQALARHVG is encoded by the coding sequence ATGGTCTTCTCAACTCCAATTCGCACCGGTGAACAGAGCATCGACCGCGTGTTAAAGGCGGGATTGCCGGTACTGCTGGTCTTTGAGCGACGCGATTGTGCAACATGTCGCCAGCTCGATGCGACGCTCGACCGGTTGGCACAGCAATTCGCCGGCAAGGCACTCATTGCCCGTATCGATGTTGACGATAACCCGGCTCTGGTACAGAAATATAGCATTTCCGATCTGCCGGGGCTGGTATTTATCAGGAATGGAGCGACCCTGGCGCGTACCGCCGGCGCTGCTCCGGCGACTGCATTGCAGGCGTGGCTGAACTTCCTCTGCGGTGAGGGTCCACAGCCGCCGTTACCGAACGGGCCGAGCGTACCGTTAGCTAAGGCAGCGACGAGCAATGGTCGTACACCGAGCAACGGCTCGTATCAGCAACCTACCGGTCAAGCCCAAACCGCTACCGGGCCGGTTGTCCTCCGTGATGCCACCTTCGATCAGGTCGTCGGGCAGAGCCAACAACCGGTACTGGTTGACTTCTGGGCGCCGTGGTGCGGCCCCTGCCGGGCCGTCGCGCCATCGATCGAGCGACTGGCCCACGAGTTCGCCGGCAAAGCGGTGGTAGCCAAACTCAACGTGGACGAAAATCCGTACACTGCACAACGGTTTGGCATCACCGGCATTCCGGCGCTCTATATCTTCAAGGGCGGTCGGGTAGTTGAACGACTCGTCGGCGCCCAGCCGTATCAGGTCTTGCGGCAAGCGCTGGCCCGGCATGTGGGGTGA
- a CDS encoding glycosyltransferase family 39 protein: protein MRYHFSRIQLLPLAMLLALLVISLSATWILASRPWRIDAVIGGADSALVGSGFFTKELSSDGTPFRWTSGPAIINLPPVHARYIVTMRAYVPSDVIPYYVEIKDRAFPVATIVVTDQLPAFRRYHILWQSPVTYHWLDLFTPRRFTIDAETQHRNQDDPRLLGIAVSQLHIRSSNTLAVPVMPLITVGLTLLGFAHLLWPLRGKRLVWFAVVALILPVGYDLLVWHPLQGNDYTWLPLSWLPGMVAASVIGVAFAQRAALSRGGAWFAALIVILLMVAVITTLQWHWLVEGPDYHWHLNHGGSWRRVFRSHPFYPFGLPLILYVGQLAGDQALLFGRIAGAVTTSVAIVAVVLLVWRVIAPAYAWVAGMIMLASPVVVSHGALASTDAPMTGLATLALLALLWHERLRWLQIALAGMCLGLAYLFRVQVTMLLISSLLWLYWQSTPALLSPSTRPFDPRRLIGPLVCLGGFLLTSAPQWILDIRDTGFPFVTKQYVNIWAFAFSHSNPLPDGSTFEQLWFILTFDPYALWRHWLSNIIQFSTDTIHRLFVWPFGFIAFGGLILKGAISIRRYWLLLVWVVVYVLFVMLTANKERFFLPVVPALAVFATAFLAEIHNRVSQWGRRFVFLPILVNALLMYWIMIHLTLAEVELAGYGFTRNW, encoded by the coding sequence ATGCGTTATCATTTCTCGCGTATACAGCTTCTGCCATTGGCAATGCTCCTTGCACTGCTCGTCATTTCCCTAAGCGCAACATGGATCTTAGCATCACGTCCATGGCGGATTGATGCAGTCATTGGCGGCGCTGACTCGGCTCTTGTTGGTTCGGGCTTTTTTACCAAAGAGCTGTCTTCTGATGGTACGCCATTTCGCTGGACGAGCGGGCCTGCCATTATCAATCTCCCACCGGTGCATGCACGGTATATTGTTACAATGCGCGCCTACGTTCCCAGTGATGTGATTCCTTATTACGTTGAGATCAAAGACCGTGCCTTTCCAGTGGCCACAATCGTGGTTACAGATCAGCTCCCCGCCTTCCGCAGATACCATATCCTTTGGCAGTCACCTGTAACCTATCACTGGTTAGATTTGTTTACACCACGTCGTTTCACCATTGATGCTGAAACGCAACATCGTAACCAAGATGACCCTCGGTTGTTGGGGATTGCAGTCAGCCAGCTGCATATTCGCAGTTCCAACACATTGGCAGTGCCGGTGATGCCACTTATTACCGTTGGGTTAACTCTGCTTGGCTTTGCTCATCTGCTCTGGCCGTTGCGCGGCAAACGGCTTGTGTGGTTTGCTGTGGTTGCTCTCATCTTGCCAGTAGGATACGACCTTCTCGTATGGCACCCGCTTCAGGGAAATGATTACACGTGGCTACCATTATCGTGGTTGCCGGGCATGGTTGCGGCATCGGTCATAGGTGTTGCATTCGCTCAGCGTGCTGCTCTATCACGTGGGGGAGCGTGGTTCGCAGCTTTGATTGTCATCTTATTGATGGTGGCCGTCATCACCACTTTGCAATGGCACTGGCTGGTTGAAGGACCTGATTACCATTGGCATCTGAACCATGGCGGTTCTTGGCGCCGTGTGTTCCGCTCCCACCCTTTCTACCCGTTTGGCTTGCCATTGATTTTGTACGTAGGACAACTGGCTGGTGACCAAGCACTGTTATTTGGACGTATTGCGGGGGCTGTCACTACGTCTGTAGCTATCGTAGCTGTTGTGCTATTAGTATGGCGGGTAATCGCGCCCGCATATGCATGGGTAGCGGGCATGATCATGCTGGCATCACCGGTCGTGGTATCTCATGGGGCTTTGGCGAGCACTGACGCACCTATGACCGGTTTGGCAACATTGGCATTGCTTGCTCTCCTGTGGCACGAGCGGCTCCGTTGGCTTCAGATTGCATTGGCCGGCATGTGTCTTGGTTTAGCGTATCTCTTCCGCGTTCAAGTGACAATGTTGCTCATCTCCTCCTTGCTGTGGTTGTACTGGCAGTCGACTCCGGCATTGCTGTCGCCGTCAACTCGACCGTTCGATCCTCGTCGTTTGATAGGGCCGCTGGTCTGTCTGGGAGGATTTTTGCTGACGTCAGCACCACAGTGGATATTAGACATTCGGGATACTGGTTTTCCTTTTGTGACAAAGCAATACGTCAATATTTGGGCATTCGCTTTTAGCCATTCTAACCCGTTGCCTGACGGTTCAACCTTTGAACAACTGTGGTTTATTCTAACGTTTGATCCGTACGCACTATGGCGTCATTGGCTCAGCAATATCATCCAATTTAGTACAGATACGATTCATCGCTTATTTGTATGGCCATTTGGTTTTATTGCATTTGGTGGATTGATACTAAAAGGTGCTATCTCTATCCGCCGTTACTGGCTTCTGCTGGTTTGGGTTGTAGTTTATGTTTTATTTGTGATGCTTACTGCAAATAAAGAACGGTTCTTCTTGCCTGTCGTGCCAGCATTGGCTGTTTTTGCTACTGCATTTCTTGCAGAGATACATAATCGTGTTAGCCAATGGGGAAGGCGATTTGTGTTCCTACCGATATTGGTGAATGCGCTGCTAATGTACTGGATTATGATCCATCTTACGTTAGCAGAAGTTGAATTGGCCGGTTATGGATTTACGCGGAATTGGTAG
- a CDS encoding 3-isopropylmalate dehydratase large subunit, with protein sequence MPTMSEQILSRVAGRMVRAGDVVTANVDLVMVHDSLAPGIIRILHNELGAERVWDPQRIAVVIDHVAPAASVQTAEKQQEVRRWVKAQGIPNLFDVGRGISHPVLVEEGLAQPGMLILGSDSHSTAYGCVGAFGTGMGSTDIALALATGKTWLRVPETTVVRARGEFGFGVGPKDLALRAARLLRADGATYAAIEWHGVEHLSVMERMTLATLSIEMGAKAGIIPPTGLDLTGPLVPTVDADAQYQQVVEIDLEQLEPQVSAPHYVDNVANLSDLGRVAVDVVYLGTCTNGHYEDMAVAAQILAGRRIAPGVRMIVVPASAQALHRAAADGTLATLLAAGATIGTPGCGACIGRHMGVLAPGEVCLFTGNRNFRGRMGSPEAQIYLASPAVAAATALTGYLTDPRMVMDGQPVGSHS encoded by the coding sequence ATGCCAACGATGAGCGAGCAAATCTTAAGCCGTGTTGCCGGACGAATGGTGCGCGCCGGCGATGTTGTGACGGCAAATGTTGATCTGGTGATGGTACACGATAGCCTGGCGCCCGGTATTATCCGTATTCTCCACAACGAACTGGGTGCCGAACGGGTGTGGGATCCTCAGCGCATTGCGGTTGTGATCGATCACGTCGCCCCGGCTGCCAGTGTACAGACCGCAGAAAAGCAGCAAGAAGTGCGGCGTTGGGTCAAGGCGCAAGGTATTCCCAACTTGTTCGATGTCGGGCGCGGTATTTCGCACCCGGTGTTGGTGGAAGAGGGGTTGGCCCAGCCGGGTATGTTGATTTTGGGTAGCGATAGCCACAGTACGGCGTATGGCTGTGTCGGAGCGTTTGGCACCGGCATGGGCAGCACCGACATCGCACTCGCATTGGCTACGGGTAAGACGTGGTTGCGCGTGCCGGAGACCACCGTGGTGCGAGCACGCGGTGAGTTTGGGTTTGGTGTGGGGCCGAAAGATTTGGCACTCCGCGCTGCCCGTCTGCTTCGCGCCGATGGAGCAACATATGCAGCCATCGAGTGGCACGGCGTCGAGCACCTGAGCGTGATGGAGCGGATGACGCTGGCGACCCTCTCGATTGAAATGGGGGCCAAGGCTGGGATTATTCCGCCGACCGGCCTCGATCTCACCGGCCCACTCGTACCGACCGTCGATGCCGACGCGCAGTATCAACAGGTGGTTGAGATCGATCTTGAGCAACTGGAGCCACAAGTCTCGGCACCACACTATGTTGACAACGTTGCGAACCTCAGTGATCTGGGGCGCGTCGCAGTTGATGTGGTCTATCTCGGCACATGCACGAACGGCCATTACGAAGATATGGCAGTGGCAGCCCAGATTCTGGCCGGACGACGTATCGCTCCCGGTGTGCGGATGATCGTTGTGCCGGCTAGCGCGCAGGCGCTGCATCGCGCCGCCGCCGATGGCACCCTCGCAACCTTGCTCGCCGCCGGCGCGACCATCGGCACGCCGGGGTGCGGCGCCTGCATTGGCCGCCACATGGGAGTGCTCGCCCCCGGTGAGGTCTGTCTGTTCACCGGTAATCGCAATTTCCGTGGCCGTATGGGCAGCCCTGAAGCGCAGATCTATTTGGCTTCGCCGGCAGTGGCTGCCGCGACGGCCCTCACCGGTTATCTGACCGACCCGCGGATGGTGATGGATGGGCAGCCGGTTGGCTCACATTCGTGA